A stretch of Acidobacteriota bacterium DNA encodes these proteins:
- the pgsA gene encoding CDP-diacylglycerol--glycerol-3-phosphate 3-phosphatidyltransferase, producing MNLPNALTIGRIFLVPILVVVLLADQSPNRSTSWDAWQFFGVSKEILGAAIFGIASLTDWLDGFIARRRGQVTEFGQWMDPLADKLLVTAALVSLVQMGLAPAWMVAVILGREFAVTILRTIVHARGQALPASPLGKIKLVAQVVAILVLILGQGHMREFYVLGQIALWVATIAALVSGIDYYRRFPPARASTGS from the coding sequence GTGAACCTGCCCAACGCCCTCACGATTGGCCGGATCTTCCTCGTGCCGATCCTTGTCGTGGTCCTGCTTGCGGACCAGTCGCCTAACAGATCGACCTCATGGGATGCATGGCAGTTCTTTGGCGTCAGCAAGGAAATTCTCGGCGCCGCGATCTTCGGTATTGCCTCGTTGACCGACTGGCTCGATGGCTTCATCGCCAGGCGGCGCGGCCAGGTCACCGAATTCGGCCAGTGGATGGACCCGCTTGCAGACAAACTGCTGGTCACCGCCGCGCTGGTCTCGCTGGTGCAGATGGGGTTGGCGCCGGCCTGGATGGTGGCCGTGATCCTCGGGCGCGAATTCGCCGTGACGATCCTCCGCACCATCGTCCACGCACGCGGCCAGGCGCTGCCGGCATCACCCCTGGGGAAGATCAAACTGGTCGCGCAGGTGGTGGCCATCCTGGTGCTGATTCTGGGCCAGGGGCACATGCGCGAATTTTATGTGTTGGGCCAGATCGCCCTGTGGGTGGCCACCATCGCCGCGCTGGTGTCTGGCATTGACTACTACCGCCGGTTCCCACCGGCCCGCGCGTCCACCGGCAGCTGA
- a CDS encoding phosphomannomutase/phosphoglucomutase, with protein sequence MTIDPSIFKAYDVRALYPSELNEPAAYLIGRAYVAYLESQAGPAAAPLRIAVCRDMRLSSPSLTQSFIDGARDQGADITDFGMAATDMMYFAVASKGFDGGVQVTASHNPKQYNGMKMVRRDAVPLSGDAGIGEIREMVVGGTIPTASRPKGRYETDEMLDAYVERVMGFIDPAVIRPFKVVLDAGSGMAGLVAPRLFDRLPCQTTRLCFTVDGTFPNHEANPLIEENRRDIVERVIADKADIGIAWDGDADRCFFIDGTGEFIAGDFVTALLAESFLMKTPGEPIVYDVRASYAVKDTVAKYGGTALMNRVGHAFIKGRMRAENAVFGGEVTGHYYFRDYFFADNGFIPALLILELMSRKGQTLAELLAPLRAKYFISGEINTKVASMDLIDGRLKALADKYADAHTYTVDGFSAEYPDWHFNVRASNTEPLLRLNLEGLTPEIMESRRDEVLAIIRA encoded by the coding sequence ATGACTATTGACCCATCCATCTTCAAGGCGTACGACGTGCGTGCGCTCTACCCGTCCGAACTGAACGAACCGGCGGCATACCTCATCGGCCGCGCGTATGTGGCGTACCTCGAGTCGCAGGCCGGCCCTGCGGCCGCGCCGCTGCGTATTGCCGTGTGCAGAGACATGCGGCTGTCGTCGCCGTCGCTCACGCAGTCGTTCATCGACGGCGCACGCGACCAGGGCGCCGACATCACCGACTTCGGTATGGCCGCCACCGACATGATGTACTTCGCCGTCGCGAGCAAGGGCTTTGACGGCGGCGTGCAGGTCACCGCGTCGCACAACCCGAAGCAATACAACGGCATGAAGATGGTGCGGCGCGATGCGGTGCCGCTGTCGGGCGATGCCGGCATCGGCGAGATCCGGGAGATGGTCGTCGGCGGAACCATTCCCACGGCCTCACGCCCGAAGGGCCGCTACGAGACGGACGAGATGCTCGACGCGTACGTGGAGCGCGTCATGGGCTTCATCGACCCCGCGGTTATCCGGCCATTCAAGGTAGTCCTCGATGCCGGCAGCGGCATGGCGGGCCTTGTCGCCCCCAGACTCTTTGACCGGCTCCCCTGCCAGACCACCCGCCTCTGTTTCACCGTGGACGGCACGTTCCCCAACCACGAAGCCAATCCCCTCATCGAGGAAAACCGCCGCGACATCGTCGAACGCGTGATCGCGGACAAGGCGGACATCGGCATCGCGTGGGACGGCGACGCCGATCGGTGTTTCTTCATCGACGGTACCGGCGAGTTCATCGCGGGCGATTTTGTGACGGCACTTCTGGCCGAGAGTTTTCTCATGAAGACGCCGGGTGAGCCTATCGTCTATGACGTGCGTGCCAGTTACGCGGTCAAGGACACTGTGGCGAAGTACGGCGGCACGGCGCTCATGAACCGCGTGGGCCATGCCTTCATCAAGGGACGCATGCGTGCCGAAAATGCCGTGTTCGGCGGCGAAGTCACGGGCCACTACTACTTCCGCGACTATTTCTTCGCCGACAACGGCTTCATCCCGGCGCTGCTGATCCTCGAGTTGATGTCACGCAAAGGGCAGACCCTGGCGGAACTCCTGGCCCCCCTGCGCGCGAAGTACTTCATCTCGGGCGAGATCAACACCAAGGTCGCGAGCATGGACCTGATCGACGGACGGCTGAAGGCCCTTGCAGACAAATACGCCGACGCCCACACCTACACCGTAGATGGCTTCTCGGCCGAATACCCGGACTGGCACTTCAACGTGCGTGCGTCAAACACGGAGCCGCTGCTGCGCTTGAATCTGGAAGGGCTGACGCCCGAGATCATGGAGTCACGGCGCGACGAGGTGCTCGCGATTATCCGTGCGTGA
- a CDS encoding NDP-sugar synthase, whose translation MKAILLAGGQGSRLRPLTLNTPKPIVPIFDRPFLRYQIELLKQVPEIDEIVLSLNYQPKRIEEVFGDGSSLGVQIRYVVEPQPLGTGGAIKFAAGPKPSGPVVVFNGDVLTSVDLQAVLALHRERKARATIVLTPVPNPSAYGLVETDNNGNIKAFLEKPSADQITCDTINAGIYVIEGETLDRIPEDTNYSIERGYFPSLIERHETFVAHTYRGYWIDIGTREKYQQVHTDIMNGTFVAPPFDTAPGTAVISPDARIEPGAVIEGPCFIDAGAVVKEGAHVGPLSVIGANCHVGEGARISGSILWPHTWVDRHATLGPLVAGRHCQFGRNVEVSGAALLGDNSVVTDFSRL comes from the coding sequence ATGAAGGCCATCCTCCTTGCGGGCGGCCAGGGTTCGCGACTACGGCCCCTGACCCTCAATACCCCCAAACCCATCGTCCCCATCTTCGACCGGCCGTTCCTCAGGTACCAGATTGAGCTGCTCAAGCAGGTGCCCGAGATCGATGAAATCGTGCTGAGCCTCAACTACCAGCCAAAGCGCATCGAAGAGGTCTTCGGTGATGGCAGCAGTCTTGGCGTGCAGATTCGGTATGTGGTGGAGCCCCAACCGCTGGGCACAGGTGGCGCCATCAAGTTTGCCGCCGGCCCGAAGCCATCCGGCCCGGTGGTGGTGTTCAACGGCGACGTCCTGACATCGGTGGACCTTCAGGCGGTGCTTGCGTTGCACCGGGAACGGAAGGCGCGCGCGACGATTGTCCTAACGCCAGTGCCCAACCCGTCGGCCTACGGACTGGTCGAGACTGACAACAACGGCAACATCAAGGCGTTCCTCGAAAAGCCGTCTGCCGATCAGATCACATGCGACACCATCAATGCCGGCATCTACGTGATCGAAGGCGAGACGCTCGACAGAATTCCCGAAGACACGAACTACTCGATCGAACGGGGCTACTTCCCTTCACTCATCGAGCGCCATGAGACGTTCGTGGCACACACCTATCGCGGCTACTGGATCGACATCGGCACGCGCGAAAAGTACCAGCAGGTCCATACCGACATCATGAACGGCACGTTTGTGGCGCCGCCGTTCGACACGGCGCCTGGAACGGCCGTCATTTCACCGGACGCGCGCATCGAACCGGGCGCCGTCATTGAAGGTCCGTGTTTCATTGATGCCGGTGCGGTTGTCAAGGAGGGCGCTCATGTCGGCCCGCTCAGCGTCATCGGCGCCAACTGTCACGTCGGCGAAGGCGCCCGTATTTCCGGCAGCATCCTGTGGCCGCATACCTGGGTAGACCGGCATGCCACGCTTGGTCCGCTTGTGGCCGGCCGGCATTGCCAGTTTGGCCGCAACGTCGAAGTCAGCGGCGCAGCGCTGCTCGGCGACAATTCAGTGGTGACAGACTTCTCACGCCTATGA